The Desulfovibrio sp. Fe33 genome includes a window with the following:
- a CDS encoding DEAD/DEAH box helicase — protein sequence MTFTDFSFDRRIDAGIKACGYDTPTPIQRKAIPLIRNGHDVMGLAQTGTGKTAAFALPILQKLLTSTSSKRGARVLVLAPTRELAIQINESFTSLARQTDITSSVIIGGVGMQPQINAFRTSNVIVACPGRLVRLIARGAVDFKAVEVLVLDEADRMLDMGFLPDIKRVLAQLPAKRQNLLFSATMPKSILDLTKRILVNPKTVQINATSPVSSVEHVFYKTQPGGKTALLNEILSRSEHQSMLIFTRTKHKAKNLSRTLCNSGYDTTFLQGNMSQAQRERALNGFRDGRFSILVATDIVARGIDCDRITHVVNFDMPDSVETYTHRIGRTGRAGRSGCAISLVTADDVSQLRAIQRVMGVSVEQEAHTDTGAKIKEAKSGRPSSLSPAKKNPRRRGRKPSGAARQAA from the coding sequence ATGACTTTTACAGATTTTTCTTTTGACCGCCGCATCGACGCCGGAATCAAGGCCTGTGGCTATGACACCCCGACCCCCATTCAACGTAAAGCCATTCCGCTGATCCGGAATGGGCATGATGTGATGGGATTGGCTCAGACGGGCACCGGCAAGACTGCCGCATTTGCACTGCCGATTTTGCAAAAGCTGCTTACCAGCACTTCTTCGAAACGGGGCGCGCGCGTGTTGGTTTTGGCGCCGACCCGGGAGTTGGCGATTCAGATCAACGAGAGTTTTACCTCTCTCGCCCGACAAACAGACATTACCAGCAGCGTCATCATCGGTGGCGTCGGTATGCAGCCGCAGATCAATGCGTTTCGCACCTCGAATGTCATCGTTGCCTGCCCTGGGCGGCTTGTCCGGCTCATCGCGAGGGGAGCCGTCGATTTCAAAGCTGTTGAGGTCTTAGTCCTCGATGAGGCGGACAGGATGCTTGATATGGGGTTTCTGCCCGACATTAAGCGGGTTCTCGCTCAACTCCCGGCAAAGAGGCAGAATCTGCTCTTTTCCGCTACCATGCCGAAATCCATTCTGGATTTGACGAAGCGCATTCTGGTGAACCCCAAAACGGTTCAGATTAACGCCACTTCTCCAGTCTCCAGTGTCGAACATGTTTTCTACAAGACGCAGCCGGGCGGGAAGACCGCTTTACTCAATGAGATTCTTTCCAGGTCAGAGCATCAGAGTATGCTGATCTTCACTCGGACCAAGCACAAGGCCAAGAATCTCTCCCGCACGCTGTGCAATAGCGGATACGATACGACGTTTCTGCAAGGCAACATGAGCCAGGCCCAGCGCGAAAGGGCTTTGAATGGTTTTCGCGACGGCCGCTTCTCGATTCTGGTGGCAACGGATATTGTCGCCCGCGGCATTGACTGTGATCGTATAACGCACGTTGTCAATTTCGATATGCCGGACTCTGTCGAGACCTACACGCATCGAATCGGCAGAACAGGCCGGGCAGGGCGGTCAGGCTGCGCAATAAGCCTGGTTACGGCCGATGACGTATCGCAACTGCGGGCCATTCAAAGAGTGATGGGCGTGTCGGTTGAACAAGAAGCTCACACCGATACCGGGGCAAAAATCAAAGAAGCGAAATCCGGAAGGCCGTCTTCGCTTTCCCCGGCGAAGAAAAATCCCCGGAGGCGGGGACGCAAACCTTCGGGGGCGGCGCGACAAGCGGCCTGA
- a CDS encoding SulP family inorganic anion transporter, with the protein MKSSMYDMKIFRGDVLGGLTAGIVALPLALAFGVASGAGPAAGLYGAIALGFFSAVFGGTQTQVSGPTGPMTIVAASAIAAYSSDWHSVVAVFMVAGLAQVVLGAARLGSFVRFIPYPVVSGFMSGIGLIIILLQIQPLLGLPSVNSPMAALLGLADALGQVHWPALLLGGLTICVVFLIPPQVTCIIPSPLVALLLGTGIAWWFGLDVATIGEIPSALPVPILPSFATSEVGRIVGLGLVLAVLGTIDSLLTSIVADSLTRKKHNSNRELIGQGIGNMVAAVFGGLPGAGATMRTVVNIKAGGSTRVSGMVHSLFLLAVLLGLGPLASRIPLAVLAGILVKVGVDIVDYKLLSLARKAPRADLLIMAVVFCVTVFVDLIVAVGVGMTLAAVMVAVRTAKQCSVSITEVENCSGVVEAEDTIQRETDYRIQVVTIRGPFFFGTTANMQDKLASMLGTRVVVVNCLDVPFMDLSAVFALGETVEKLQSANVRVLLAVRDEQRDKLQQLGMGKYLGRDAYYGSHESVLAAARSILDPQRLGAVMDGDNRRQTVC; encoded by the coding sequence ATGAAATCGTCTATGTATGATATGAAGATATTTCGCGGGGATGTCCTTGGAGGGTTGACCGCCGGGATCGTAGCGTTGCCCCTTGCCCTGGCTTTCGGCGTGGCGTCCGGAGCCGGACCTGCCGCCGGTCTGTATGGGGCTATCGCCCTTGGCTTTTTCTCGGCCGTGTTCGGAGGCACCCAGACGCAGGTGTCCGGACCGACCGGTCCCATGACCATTGTCGCCGCCTCGGCCATCGCCGCGTATTCGTCGGACTGGCACTCTGTCGTGGCCGTATTCATGGTGGCGGGCCTGGCGCAGGTCGTTCTCGGCGCAGCCCGCCTGGGCTCTTTTGTCCGTTTCATCCCGTACCCTGTGGTTTCGGGATTCATGAGCGGCATAGGCCTTATCATCATCCTTCTTCAGATACAGCCGTTGCTTGGGTTGCCGTCCGTCAATTCGCCCATGGCGGCGCTTCTCGGCCTGGCGGATGCCTTGGGCCAAGTCCATTGGCCCGCGCTGCTCTTGGGAGGGCTGACCATATGTGTGGTATTTCTTATTCCTCCCCAGGTGACGTGCATCATTCCGTCGCCTCTCGTCGCGCTGCTCCTCGGAACGGGGATTGCCTGGTGGTTCGGCCTGGACGTCGCCACGATCGGGGAGATTCCTTCGGCGCTTCCCGTTCCCATACTGCCGAGCTTCGCCACTTCCGAGGTCGGGCGGATCGTGGGGCTGGGGTTGGTCCTCGCCGTTCTGGGAACCATCGATTCGCTTCTCACATCCATTGTCGCGGACTCGCTGACGCGGAAAAAACATAATTCTAATCGGGAGCTTATAGGACAAGGCATCGGCAACATGGTGGCGGCGGTGTTCGGAGGGCTTCCGGGCGCGGGCGCGACCATGCGAACCGTCGTGAATATCAAGGCGGGCGGCTCCACGCGCGTTTCCGGCATGGTGCATTCCCTCTTTCTCCTGGCCGTATTGCTGGGCCTCGGTCCGCTGGCGTCGCGCATTCCCCTGGCCGTTCTTGCCGGTATTCTCGTGAAAGTGGGCGTGGATATCGTCGACTACAAGCTGCTTTCGCTGGCGAGGAAAGCGCCCCGCGCCGATTTGCTGATAATGGCCGTCGTCTTTTGCGTGACGGTTTTCGTGGACCTTATCGTCGCCGTCGGCGTCGGAATGACCCTCGCGGCGGTGATGGTCGCCGTGCGCACCGCCAAACAGTGCAGCGTGAGCATCACGGAAGTCGAGAACTGTTCCGGCGTTGTCGAAGCCGAGGACACCATCCAGCGCGAGACGGACTACCGCATCCAGGTCGTGACCATACGCGGGCCCTTCTTTTTCGGCACCACCGCCAACATGCAGGACAAGCTCGCTTCGATGCTTGGAACGCGGGTTGTGGTGGTCAACTGCCTGGATGTCCCGTTCATGGACCTTTCCGCGGTGTTCGCCCTGGGCGAGACTGTGGAGAAGTTGCAATCCGCGAATGTGCGCGTCCTGCTAGCCGTCAGGGACGAGCAGCGCGACAAGCTGCAACAGCTCGGAATGGGGAAGTACCTTGGCAGGGATGCCTATTACGGGAGCCACGAGTCGGTGCTGGCCGCCGCACGCTCCATTCTGGACCCGCAACGGCTGGGAGCCGTTATGGACGGCGACAACCGGCGTCAAACCGTCTGTTAA
- a CDS encoding YkgJ family cysteine cluster protein has translation MSDRRIQALREVVHESYAIFDTVLDELDLDPPIACKSGCIHCCYNQVALTEPEALVLGLHLLETRDSKRLDDLSAKTEALVGSLNGKSWQDIGMARHRLPCLFLENGNCSVYPARPWACRGWNSVDVNMCLESNLSENALTLIENHPVTRLVADSLQKGVLRGASDLGLEAGYLLMSRAVSLLLEGGAEKGVRNCMEDWLLGRPFFARKKSW, from the coding sequence GTGTCGGACCGAAGGATCCAGGCGTTGCGCGAGGTCGTGCATGAGTCCTATGCGATTTTCGACACAGTGCTGGACGAATTGGACCTCGACCCGCCCATAGCCTGCAAAAGCGGCTGCATACACTGCTGCTACAACCAGGTTGCCCTGACCGAGCCGGAAGCCTTGGTTCTCGGGCTTCATTTACTGGAAACGCGCGACAGCAAACGTCTTGACGACTTGAGCGCCAAGACCGAGGCCCTGGTTGGCAGCCTGAATGGGAAAAGCTGGCAGGACATCGGCATGGCTCGGCACAGGCTGCCCTGCCTGTTCCTGGAAAACGGCAACTGTTCGGTCTACCCTGCCCGCCCCTGGGCGTGCCGCGGCTGGAATTCGGTGGATGTGAACATGTGCCTGGAAAGCAACCTGTCCGAGAATGCCCTGACGCTCATTGAAAATCATCCGGTCACGAGGCTGGTAGCCGACAGCCTGCAGAAAGGCGTCCTGCGGGGAGCAAGCGACTTGGGCCTGGAGGCGGGCTATCTTCTCATGTCCCGCGCCGTTTCCCTTCTTCTGGAGGGCGGCGCGGAAAAAGGCGTGCGCAATTGCATGGAAGACTGGCTGCTCGGCCGTCCCTTTTTCGCCCGGAAAAAGAGCTGGTGA
- a CDS encoding tyrosine-type recombinase/integrase: protein MGQIKSTGVWYCQYRLPGKKSPVKEYFGRGEEGKKNAKLRDLEVKKSKIKQTPINRAEVHLDELAQLYINHEKRKKRDPSYLNLVRDKLNKEWLPILAPKPIFKLGPKDFEKVHALYDGKAVATQNRYMDYLNIILNFGVRMEYIPRNPMKKWWSEVKKQEKPRELNMSLDDFRRLYDNSSPHLQFALDVMWELGARPGPSELFGLLWRDVDWERNQIRVRGTKTKSSDRFIPISDEFKERLKAKYTEAKTDYLIEYRGKRIKSAKSAFRGAKKKAKLDKSVCMYTIRHLFTSMTLANGADAKAVANILGHTSLRMIMNTYYHETDGERRRAIESKPKLIK from the coding sequence GTGGGCCAGATCAAATCAACGGGAGTTTGGTACTGTCAGTACAGGCTCCCCGGCAAGAAAAGCCCGGTTAAAGAATACTTCGGCAGGGGGGAAGAGGGTAAGAAGAACGCCAAGCTTAGGGACCTCGAAGTCAAGAAATCAAAAATCAAGCAGACGCCCATTAACAGAGCAGAGGTCCACCTGGACGAGTTGGCGCAACTTTATATCAACCACGAGAAGCGTAAGAAGCGAGACCCCAGTTACCTGAACCTAGTCCGCGACAAGCTGAACAAAGAGTGGCTGCCCATTCTGGCTCCAAAGCCGATCTTCAAGCTTGGTCCCAAAGATTTTGAGAAGGTACATGCCTTGTACGATGGCAAAGCCGTTGCCACTCAAAATCGCTATATGGACTACCTCAATATCATCCTGAACTTTGGTGTGAGGATGGAGTACATACCAAGGAACCCCATGAAAAAGTGGTGGTCCGAGGTAAAGAAGCAGGAAAAACCGAGAGAACTGAATATGTCTCTTGATGACTTCCGTAGGCTGTATGATAACTCGTCTCCCCATCTCCAATTCGCCTTAGATGTCATGTGGGAGCTTGGGGCGAGGCCTGGGCCAAGTGAGCTGTTTGGGTTGCTTTGGAGGGACGTTGATTGGGAACGAAACCAAATCCGAGTAAGGGGAACCAAAACTAAGTCTAGCGATAGATTTATTCCTATCAGCGATGAGTTTAAGGAAAGGCTTAAAGCGAAGTATACCGAAGCGAAGACAGACTATTTGATCGAGTATCGAGGCAAGCGAATTAAAAGCGCTAAGTCCGCATTTAGGGGAGCCAAGAAGAAAGCCAAGTTGGACAAGTCGGTCTGCATGTATACAATCAGGCATTTGTTTACATCGATGACTCTGGCAAATGGGGCTGACGCAAAGGCAGTAGCCAATATCCTCGGACATACATCCCTTAGGATGATCATGAACACCTACTACCATGAGACCGATGGAGAGAGACGAAGAGCTATCGAGTCCAAGCCGAAGCTGATTAAATAA
- a CDS encoding peptidase domain-containing ABC transporter has product MSVSVKRERAAGKLGRVIFPLLDALGWKGDKRMFLNAMPYDLNRLELDDLVNTIASLGFKVNKTSGTLRGLDGRMLPCLYLDRNQNPLVLLNFENGRFLGYDSWAAQFKEIQPNSEKGTFFFFEAMEDSISNLENPQQHWFSNIMTRFKGIGAVALFISFLLTFTTLMVPFIVMGIYSQIDTAESLTGFWGIGIGVLGLLLVDFFFRLFRYRIVTFLGARLDYLISTQVFRRILYFSPTSTENAPIGTQIIRMRDFASVRNFIEGPGLVALLELPFIIILFVGLVLMGGSLAYIPLVAAILLIIFSVIAMPFSRKATLEASEHVSKLQSFMIEFFTEFQAIRMSGLAHRWKRHFETLSANAALGSLASANISTVITCVSQGAVQLAGIVTIGMGVLGVLNGQYSSAVLIAAMLLVWKIMAPLTSGFSIFSQSIHIRKSIDQLNRFMVIPLEQTTSDMAEIRLRGPIEFKGVSLKYKQDYHPALLGIDLTIDTGEFAVIRGHDGAGKSSLLKLILGMYKPQAGKVAIDSFNIQQLAPTRLRRSIMYLPQEDTLFHVSIRQNLQYYSPTADDDDMEKALRAVGLWEEIQAMPDKLDSEIWKGRAEGDDVSLTRRLCLARALLNDADVVLLDEPTRGLQREDVVKLLDVLRAFKQSKTVILVSNNSVFLPLADKIVTLDMGKIVDVSVPATEEEDAPAGAKLMQDVVETPEVRSAGRQ; this is encoded by the coding sequence ATGAGCGTATCAGTGAAAAGAGAACGGGCCGCGGGCAAGCTTGGCAGAGTCATATTCCCGCTTCTGGACGCCCTGGGCTGGAAGGGCGACAAGCGGATGTTCCTCAACGCCATGCCCTACGATCTGAACCGGCTCGAGCTGGACGACTTGGTTAACACCATCGCCTCGCTCGGATTCAAGGTCAATAAGACGTCCGGCACCCTCAGGGGACTTGATGGGCGGATGCTGCCCTGCCTTTATCTCGACCGGAACCAGAATCCTCTTGTGCTGCTCAATTTTGAAAACGGCCGGTTCCTCGGCTACGACAGTTGGGCCGCCCAGTTCAAGGAAATCCAGCCCAACTCGGAGAAAGGGACCTTTTTCTTCTTCGAGGCCATGGAAGACTCCATATCCAATCTGGAGAACCCGCAACAACACTGGTTCTCCAACATCATGACCCGATTCAAGGGAATCGGCGCCGTCGCCCTCTTCATCTCCTTTCTGTTGACCTTCACTACGCTGATGGTGCCGTTCATCGTCATGGGCATCTACTCGCAGATAGACACGGCCGAATCACTGACCGGATTCTGGGGAATCGGCATCGGCGTCCTGGGCCTCCTGCTCGTCGACTTCTTCTTCAGGCTGTTCCGCTATCGGATAGTGACGTTTCTCGGCGCAAGGCTGGACTACCTTATATCCACGCAAGTTTTCAGGAGAATACTGTATTTCAGCCCGACCTCGACCGAGAACGCGCCCATCGGGACGCAGATCATACGGATGCGTGATTTCGCCTCGGTCAGGAACTTCATCGAGGGGCCGGGCCTGGTCGCGCTCCTGGAACTTCCCTTCATCATCATCCTTTTCGTCGGTTTGGTCCTCATGGGCGGTTCACTGGCCTACATCCCGCTGGTCGCGGCCATCCTGCTCATCATCTTTTCCGTGATCGCCATGCCCTTTTCCCGAAAAGCCACCTTGGAGGCCAGCGAACACGTCAGCAAGCTGCAATCGTTCATGATCGAATTCTTCACGGAATTTCAAGCGATCAGGATGAGCGGGCTGGCCCACCGCTGGAAACGGCACTTCGAGACGCTGTCGGCCAACGCCGCGCTGGGGTCCCTCGCGTCCGCCAACATCTCCACCGTCATCACCTGCGTTTCCCAGGGGGCTGTCCAGCTCGCCGGGATAGTGACCATCGGCATGGGCGTCCTCGGCGTATTGAACGGCCAGTACAGCAGCGCGGTGCTCATCGCCGCAATGCTGCTGGTCTGGAAGATAATGGCCCCGCTCACATCGGGATTCTCCATTTTCTCCCAATCCATCCACATCAGGAAGTCAATCGACCAGCTCAACCGATTCATGGTTATCCCGCTTGAACAAACGACCTCGGATATGGCCGAAATCCGCCTTCGCGGACCAATCGAGTTCAAGGGAGTCTCCCTCAAGTACAAGCAGGACTACCACCCGGCCCTTCTCGGAATCGACCTCACCATCGACACAGGGGAATTCGCCGTCATCAGGGGGCATGACGGCGCGGGCAAATCCTCGCTGCTCAAGCTCATCCTCGGAATGTACAAACCCCAGGCAGGGAAAGTGGCCATCGACAGCTTCAATATTCAGCAACTCGCCCCGACCCGGCTTCGCCGGTCCATCATGTACCTGCCCCAGGAAGACACGTTGTTTCACGTCAGCATACGGCAAAACCTGCAATATTATTCTCCGACCGCGGATGACGACGACATGGAGAAGGCTTTGCGGGCGGTGGGGCTGTGGGAGGAAATCCAGGCGATGCCGGACAAGCTCGATTCGGAAATATGGAAGGGACGAGCCGAAGGTGACGACGTCTCCCTCACCAGACGCCTCTGCCTCGCCCGCGCACTGCTGAACGATGCGGACGTTGTCCTCTTGGACGAACCAACCAGAGGCCTCCAGCGGGAAGACGTCGTGAAGCTCCTCGACGTGCTGCGGGCCTTCAAACAATCGAAAACCGTCATCCTCGTCAGCAACAATTCCGTTTTCCTGCCGCTTGCGGACAAGATCGTCACCCTCGACATGGGGAAGATCGTCGACGTGAGCGTCCCGGCAACGGAGGAGGAAGACGCACCGGCAGGAGCGAAGCTGATGCAAGACGTGGTCGAAACCCCTGAAGTCCGCAGTGCCGGACGGCAATAG
- a CDS encoding VOC family protein, with protein sequence MKFSHLGVPTSDHFDGEIDLPHLKMTVSDHRNNPYGIQWMRFWEDAEYPDLVKNVPHVAFEVEVMAKALEGKKVIIEPNSPSEGLLVAFIEVNGVPIELMEYKI encoded by the coding sequence ATGAAATTTAGTCATTTAGGCGTACCGACATCTGACCATTTTGACGGTGAGATAGATTTACCTCATTTGAAAATGACCGTATCAGATCACAGAAATAATCCCTATGGAATCCAATGGATGCGGTTCTGGGAGGATGCGGAGTACCCCGATTTAGTAAAGAATGTTCCTCACGTTGCCTTTGAAGTAGAGGTCATGGCGAAGGCTCTTGAGGGTAAAAAGGTCATCATAGAACCCAACTCACCAAGCGAGGGATTGCTGGTTGCATTCATCGAAGTTAATGGTGTGCCTATTGAGTTGATGGAGTATAAGATTTGA
- a CDS encoding cytidylate kinase family protein: MIAITLFNGLYCNAHQVVERIMHTTGYRLVTDGDVVAEAAKLSGMDEERLAGVFPMGVSSARGLGPDYGEAVGWLRLAMAQMLSERRDLIFHGYSSLLLPPGLRHVLRVCLVSEMRERMLEGSRVGECPEQELRSHIFADDQARAEWVIAHTDYNDPWDRRLYDLVLPVPSLGIKQSACRIVEQLCNAAVQHPGSCRESLDDFLLSARARVKLTRWGNCVSVSAKRKALTLCLTDHRKALEMMVDDLRGLVSGIEGVKHVYAGTSRAYSEVDVHHRPVRRPSSRNDVGSAFDGERFDSFPCEPSGKREDDAALAGKVQAVLSQEGYPVSVYVDNGSVSLSLLNHAAMLQIVARKLCDLVSGVDGVESVDVGVAQTYHQTSAYLRLRRDMASRILRADDREFVPFTSERLRKRDSLSIAVYDGETPLEAETERKSEVVLLDTDLPGLDEAEAVRRVRRANPGAKVLVLLGIGLGRDLVGDQDMDVSAYLRKPVTAAVLGAAIRGATADIPCTTS; encoded by the coding sequence ATGATTGCCATCACCTTGTTCAACGGTCTTTACTGTAACGCTCATCAAGTTGTTGAGAGGATCATGCACACCACGGGGTACCGTTTGGTGACCGATGGTGACGTCGTGGCTGAAGCCGCCAAACTGTCCGGCATGGACGAAGAGCGTTTGGCGGGCGTCTTCCCGATGGGTGTTTCCTCTGCGAGAGGCCTTGGGCCGGATTACGGCGAGGCCGTCGGCTGGCTGCGTCTGGCCATGGCGCAAATGCTCTCCGAAAGGCGTGACCTGATATTTCACGGGTATTCATCGCTTCTGCTGCCTCCCGGGTTGCGGCACGTCCTGCGGGTGTGCCTCGTGTCCGAGATGCGGGAGCGGATGCTGGAAGGCTCCAGAGTGGGGGAATGCCCCGAACAGGAGTTGCGCAGCCATATTTTTGCGGACGATCAAGCGCGGGCCGAGTGGGTGATAGCCCATACCGACTACAATGATCCGTGGGACAGGCGTCTTTACGATCTCGTCCTTCCCGTGCCGTCGCTGGGAATCAAGCAAAGCGCCTGCCGCATCGTCGAGCAGTTGTGCAACGCGGCCGTGCAGCACCCCGGCTCTTGCCGGGAAAGCCTTGATGACTTCCTGCTGTCGGCCCGGGCCAGGGTGAAGTTGACCCGGTGGGGGAACTGCGTTTCCGTCTCCGCCAAACGAAAGGCGCTTACCCTGTGTCTTACCGATCACAGGAAGGCCCTTGAGATGATGGTCGACGACCTGCGCGGCCTCGTGTCCGGCATCGAAGGCGTGAAACACGTATATGCCGGAACCAGCCGGGCGTATAGCGAGGTTGATGTCCACCACAGGCCGGTACGTCGTCCTTCTTCTCGAAATGACGTGGGAAGCGCGTTCGACGGTGAACGGTTCGATTCGTTTCCGTGTGAGCCGTCCGGCAAGCGGGAAGATGATGCCGCGCTGGCCGGCAAAGTGCAGGCCGTGCTGTCGCAAGAGGGATATCCCGTTTCCGTCTACGTTGATAACGGGTCGGTTTCATTGTCCCTTCTGAATCACGCAGCGATGTTGCAAATCGTTGCGCGAAAATTGTGCGATTTGGTTTCCGGCGTCGACGGCGTTGAAAGCGTTGATGTCGGGGTCGCCCAGACATATCACCAGACGTCCGCGTATCTCAGATTGAGGCGGGACATGGCGTCCCGGATTCTGCGTGCGGACGACAGGGAATTCGTCCCGTTCACGTCCGAACGGCTGCGGAAGCGCGACAGTTTGTCCATCGCCGTTTATGACGGCGAAACGCCTCTTGAGGCCGAAACGGAACGCAAGTCTGAAGTCGTCCTGCTCGACACCGATCTGCCCGGACTCGACGAAGCCGAGGCCGTGCGGCGGGTGAGACGGGCCAACCCCGGAGCAAAGGTGCTCGTCCTTTTGGGCATCGGACTAGGGCGGGATCTCGTCGGCGATCAGGACATGGACGTTTCCGCCTACCTCCGCAAGCCCGTTACCGCCGCTGTGCTGGGGGCCGCCATCAGGGGCGCCACTGCGGATATCCCTTGCACCACATCCTGA
- a CDS encoding HlyD family type I secretion periplasmic adaptor subunit yields the protein MKGKNENSAQNYPGKPQNRYIDRSILLKEAGSSVVLKKIAMAIVLILLIFVVWANYLELDEVAFTTGEMVHEGDEVKLRHMVGGTVTQILVRNSAIVKKGQPLIRLDPDVSQLELESIEVEKTVAEAERIRLEALITNQTPDFSPVQDTLVRETQARVYGHIKKALEAEELVIRSQMKQLDNEIVLLRQSQSSLKRTVDLVQEELTIRRKLEKKGLNTRITLLQLEKEHNDAVSRLQQVPTSIAKLVERKAELTTTLANLEAKALNKWTNELAEVNTRLLALEKKISISSSGIEDLDVKAPVDGIVQNINIHSAGEIVQPGEVLLSLIPIERPLVAKVKISSKDIGHVQIGQEAVMRITTYDPRRYGVVKGELTNISPSAFVPENREPYYEGIIHLDNNTIEAGGKTFQIFSGMTLTADIKTGTKTLLGCLLKPIHLAKTMAFKER from the coding sequence ATGAAAGGCAAGAACGAAAACAGCGCGCAAAATTATCCGGGAAAGCCGCAGAACCGATACATCGACAGGTCCATCCTGCTGAAAGAGGCAGGCAGTTCCGTCGTCCTGAAAAAAATCGCCATGGCGATCGTCCTGATCCTCCTCATATTCGTGGTCTGGGCGAACTATCTGGAACTGGACGAGGTCGCCTTCACAACCGGCGAAATGGTCCATGAGGGCGATGAGGTGAAGCTCAGGCACATGGTGGGCGGGACCGTGACGCAGATCCTGGTCAGGAACAGCGCCATCGTGAAAAAAGGCCAACCGCTGATTCGCCTCGACCCCGATGTCTCGCAGTTGGAGCTGGAATCCATAGAGGTCGAGAAGACCGTCGCCGAAGCGGAAAGAATCCGCCTCGAAGCGCTCATAACCAACCAAACGCCGGACTTTTCACCCGTCCAGGATACGTTGGTGCGGGAAACCCAGGCCAGGGTGTACGGGCACATCAAAAAGGCGCTGGAAGCCGAGGAATTGGTCATCCGCAGCCAGATGAAGCAGTTGGACAACGAGATTGTTCTGCTCCGGCAATCGCAAAGCAGCCTCAAGCGGACCGTGGACCTGGTTCAGGAGGAGCTGACCATCCGGAGAAAGCTGGAAAAGAAGGGGCTCAACACGCGAATCACCCTTCTTCAATTGGAGAAGGAACACAACGACGCGGTGTCCAGATTGCAGCAAGTCCCGACCAGCATTGCGAAACTGGTCGAGCGCAAGGCCGAGTTGACCACCACGCTCGCCAATCTTGAGGCAAAGGCCTTGAACAAGTGGACGAATGAGCTGGCCGAGGTGAACACCAGGCTGCTTGCCCTCGAAAAGAAAATCAGCATTTCAAGCAGCGGCATCGAGGATTTGGACGTGAAGGCCCCTGTCGACGGCATTGTCCAGAACATCAACATCCATTCGGCGGGTGAAATCGTCCAACCCGGCGAGGTGCTTCTGTCCCTGATCCCCATTGAACGTCCCCTCGTCGCCAAGGTCAAGATATCCTCCAAGGATATCGGGCACGTCCAGATAGGACAGGAAGCCGTTATGCGTATCACGACCTACGACCCGCGACGCTACGGAGTGGTCAAGGGCGAACTGACCAACATATCCCCGTCGGCCTTCGTCCCTGAGAACCGGGAACCCTACTACGAAGGCATCATCCACCTCGACAACAACACCATCGAGGCGGGCGGGAAAACATTCCAGATATTCTCCGGCATGACGCTGACCGCAGACATCAAGACCGGGACCAAGACCCTCCTGGGATGCCTCCTCAAGCCCATCCATCTCGCCAAGACCATGGCCTTCAAGGAGCGATAG